The Oncorhynchus kisutch isolate 150728-3 linkage group LG10, Okis_V2, whole genome shotgun sequence region tttcctccctctctctctacctctccctttctctctcaccccctgccAGAGCTTTTCTATACCGGCATCCCACTCTCCCAGTTAGACAGGCTTTCTCTATGACAAACAAAACACTCTACATGATCTGCAGCACACAACATCAGTGCTGAACTCAGGCCATCCAGAATGTTCCCACTGTTCAACAGGTCTAGTCTATAGTGTGAGTGCCTCTATAAAGTCAACAGTATGGCTCCATCCTGATTGTCCTGTGACATAGCTTCTAGTCTAAAGCAGACTGACTATATCTCCATTCCCTCCGGCGTCTTTCTGCATGTGGCGTTAGATGTTGGgttagaaagaggaggagggaggtaggttTGTCTTGGTAGACTGTGCTGTACCAGGCCCAGAGTTCAGCGTTATTACCACCAGATGTAGGGAGTtttcacggccggttgtgatacagcctggaaacaaaccagggtctgtagtgactcctctaggactgcgatgcagtgccttagaccgctgcgccactcgggagccccaaagtCAGGCTAGAGGCtatagcaggcaggcaggcaggcagggccccAGCCCAGAGTGGGAGAGTCCCGGGGAGGCAGGGTGTGGTGGCTGGTGGTTGTGGGGTATGTGCTCCCCTCTGAGAGATGACTCAATTGGGCTGTTGGGTTTGGAATGGTCCTGACTGGTGCCTGGTGATGGTCTGTCACTTTAAGAGGGAAACAGACAAAATATACACAAGAAAGAAACAACTCTATGTACAGTTGCACATGGTCAGGTTTGTCTGCACTGTAGGCCCATGTTTGTCAGATTAAAGTTCAaataaactctgcaaaaaaaataaactcactgtcaactgcgtttatttttagcaaacttaacatgtgtaaatataggggggggtcaaaatcaaaagtaagtcagtatctggagagaccaccagctgcattaagtactgcagtgcatctcctcctcatggactacacctgattttgccagttcttgctgtgggatgttaccccactcttccaccaaggcacctgcaaggtcccggacatttctgggggggaatggccccatccctcaccctccgatccaacaggtcccagacttgctcaatgggattgagatccgggctctttgctggccatggcagaacacttacattcctgtcttgcaggaaatcacgcacagaacgagcagtatggctggtggcattgtcatgctggagggtcatgtcaggatgtgcCTGCAGGAAgcgtaccacatgagggaggaggatgtcttccctgtaacgcacagcgttgagattgcctgcaatgataacaagctcagtacgatgatgctgtgacacaccgccccagaccatgacggaccctccacctccaaatccatCCTGCTCCAGAATACAGGCCTGGGTGTAACCCTCATTCCTTccacgataaacgtgaatccgatcatcacccctggtgagacagaaccgcaactcgtcagtgacgagcactttttgccagtcctgtctggtccagcgatggtgagtttgtgcccataggcaccggtgatgtctggtgaggacctgcctaacaacaggcctacaagccttcagtccagcctctctcagcctattgtggacagtatgagcactgatggagggattgtgtgttcctggtgtaactcgggcagttgttgttgccatcctgtaccagtCCCGCAGGTTTTGATGTTCAggtgtaccaatcctgtgcaggtgttacagtCTGCCGCTGCGagaacgatcagctgtctgtcctgtctccgtGTAGCGCTGTCTAAGTTGTCTCTCAGTACGGGCATTGcattttattgccctggccacatctgcagtcctcatgcctccttgcagcatgcctaaggcatgttcacgcagatgagcagggaccgtttaggtgtttttcagagtcaatagaaaggcctctttagtgtcctaagttttcaaaactgtgaccttaattgactAAAGTCTGTAAGCTTttggtgtcttaacgaccattccacaggtgcatgttcattatttgtttatggttcattgagcaAGCATGGGAAACGATGTTTTAAACCCTTtagaatgaagatctgtgaagttatttggatttttactaaatatctttgaaagacagggtcctgaaaaagggagttTATCTATGTTCAATGTGCACTGGCTAGGACTAATGAATCATCTTAATTGTCAGATAAGTGAATGTATTAAATATACTTCAGCTCAATGTCAAGTATCAAGGCTACTATGGACGTAATCTTATCTTAGGCGGTATCTTACACATTGACAGCCAGCTTGCAACACACAATCACTTGAAATATTCTACTGAATGTATGTGCCTCGCCTTGCATCCTCATCAAGAGGCTCTCCCCTGTTCCATCGTGTTGTGAGACCACAAGTGACCGAGTGCATCGTTCTAAATCGCCACATTACCTAAATCTATGTAACCGTGGCAACAAAGTGGCTGAGCAAATGAATTGATCTTCAGGGGCATCATGAGACCAAATTACTTTGTCACTTCTAATTTGTTGACAGATGGGTCATGAAGTGTGACATCTATTTCGCACAGGATATAGTGTGAGGAAATGGACCTTTTAGTGTACTGAGTAATTTGACTTTGTCtgttttttctgtctgtctggggctcgCCCCCTCACTTTcttggtctctttctctccctcaattTTTTTCCTAATTtaatttctctccttttctctctctctctctctctctctctctctctctctctctctctctctctctctctctctctctctctctctctcagggattTTCTTCCTCGAGGATCAGGCATTGTCACCCGTAGACCTCTGATCCTGCAGCTGTGCTTTAACAAAGCCGGTGAGTCTGAATTCTCATACAACCATGGCCTTATCTGTCCTCATTGCTCCTGCCATGGACCTGCCTCCTCCACTCAACAACACTGTCTGGTGCCTGGTAAAGACTTtcctgtgtctcgctctctgtgtctcgctctctgtgtctcgctctctgtgtctcgctctctgtgtctcgctctctgtgtctcgctctctgtgtctcgctctctgtgtctcgctctctgtgtctcgctctctgtgtctcgctctctgtgtctcgctctctgtgtctcgctctctgtgtctcgctctctgtgtctcgctctctgtgtctcgctctctgtgtctcgctctctgtgtctcgctctctgtgtctcgctctctgtgtctcgctctctgtgtctcgctctctgtgtctcgctctctgtgtctcgctctctgtgtctcgctctctgtgtctcgctctctgtgtctctgtgtctcgctctctgtgtctctgtgtctcgctctctgtgtctctgtgtctcgctctctgtgtctctgtgtctcgctctctgtgtctctgtgtctcgctctctgtgtctctgtgtctcgctctctgtgtctctgtgtctcgctctctgtgtctctgtgtctcgctctctgtgtctctgtctctcgctctgtgtctctgtctcgcgctctctgtgtctctgtctcgcgctctctctctctctgtcgtgtctGTAGAGTATGCAGAGTTCCTACACTGTAAAGGGAGGAAGTTTGTGGACTTTGAGGAGGTCCGGGCGGAGATTGAGGCGGAGACAGACAGGATCACAGGCTCCAACAAGGGCatctcccccatccccatcaaCCTCCGGGTCTACTCCCCTAACGGTAATGCTCACCAACAGTTATTCATTTGGTGTTCATTTTAACATACGCATGCACACGTTCAGTTGGACgtatgcgtacacacacacacacacgcatgcacacataaAAGCGCAGCAAACACTTACATTCATGTATCAACCTCTCAAAGAAACTACCTTCGCCATGCCATACAAGGACATGTATACACAATGTAACACACATCATACAGTCTACATGGCAACAGTCAtaaccttctccctccccctccatctcgcCCTCAGTGTTAAACCTGACTCTGATCGACCTGCCGGGGATGACTAAGGTGGCAGTGGGGGACCAGCCGCTGGACATAGAGCACCAGATCAGGGACATGCTGCTGCAGTTCATCACCAAGGAGAGCTGCCTCATCCTGGCCGTCACCCCCGCCAACCAGGACCTGGCCAACTCCGACGCCCTCAAGATTGCCAAGGAGGTGGACCCACAGGGTAAGGGACTAGGAGGTGGACCCACAGGGTAAGGGACTAGGAGGTGGACCCACAGGGTAAGGGACTAGGAGGTGGACCCACAGGGTAAGGGACTAGGAGGTGGACCCACAGGGTAAGGGACTAGGAGGTGGACCCACAGGGTAAGGGACTAGCCTAGTGGTGCTGTACTGGTTCTCTATTGGAACTCCCAGGACCAAAGGATGAGGATGGGCACTTGATTTCTGGGTGGTGTTCATTTGGTGCACCAAATAGACTGAAACATTGACGCagtacctggacttgtccaataagaatatTGAATTGAAGGAGATGAGGAATGGAAGGCTGGGTGGATGGTGGACAGGCAGTAGTCAGGATTAATATGATGAGATGAACTGTTTGGTTCTGTTCAGGTCTGCGCACTATTGGCGTGATCACAAAGCTGGACCTGATGGACGAAGGGACGGATGCTAAAGACATCCTGGAGAACAAACTGCTACCTCTGCGTAGAGGTgaggggagacacacacacacacacacacacacctcatggaCTGCAGAGGAATAAGTGTGCGCTCTCTCTCCAGGTTATATCGGCGTTGTGAACCGCAGTCAGAAGGACATAGATGGCAGGAAGGACATCCGTGCTGCGCTGGCTGCTGAGAGGAAGTTCTTCCTGTCTCACCCGGGCTACAGACACATGGCCGAGCGCATGGGCACCCCACACCTGCAGAAACAACTAAACCAGGTGAGAGATTACTCAACGTTCACCTTTCTGTTATTCTACACTGACGTTCTAGTCTGACTTCCAGATCAGTTGTTTTGCTTTCTTGTGAACTCGAGAGACGGCACCAACAGATCTTAAACCAGGCTATAATGTTCCTTGAAACTCACTTTTTCATTCACTATACAttctctcccctcctgttctcctTCTCGCTCATTCTATCCcttccatttctccttctccctccctcctctcctccctcactcatggtgtccctctccctcctccctcactcacggtgtccctctctctctcctcagcaacTGACCAACCACATCAGGGACACTCTGCCTGGGCTGCGCAGTAAGCTGCAGAGCCAGGTGCTCTCCCtggagaaagaggtggaggagtACAAGAACTTCCGTCCCGACGACCCCACACGCAAGACCAAGGCCCTGCTGCAGTgagtagaggacacacacaccaccataatGAGTAGCTCCAGAGTTGACCCTGACTCTCTGTCTTTCATCCTAGGATGGTGCAGCAGTTTGGGGTGGACTTTGAGAAGCGTATCGAGGGCTCTGGGGACCAGGTGGACACAGCGGAGTTGTCGGGCGGTGCCAAAATCAACCGGATCTTCCACGAGCGCTTCCCCTTCGAGCTGGTCAAGGTGAGCGCTGCGGTCTCAATACTCACTGTCACAATATTTCCACAAGAGAAGTTCATCTGCCTGCTTGACTGTTTTGACCACAGTTGATCGACTTGTTTAGAAGTGTGAATTTTAGAGTGCAGAATGGATTAACAGTGTTTCTATTGTTtgttctttcttcttctctcttttctctctgtcagaTTGTGTTTGATGAGAAGGAGTTGAGGAGGGAGATCAGTCATGCCATCAAGAATGTCCATGGTGTCAGgcaagtggaggagaggaggggccgTCCTGTGTCTTCACACATCACCACCACTGTGTTCAGCTCTTTCCTCTTCACTGTCAACCCTCTGTTTCCTCCTTTCATGTAAAACTGACCCACAGCATGCTTAGCGATCACAGAGCAATTAGCCTAAAATGCCCACAGATCACTCTCCCACAGAACTGCCTATCATACACTCAAATGGTTGTTGTTCGATGTGAAATCTAAACCCATTTAATTTCGTGTTTGTATGCTGATAACCTTggctctgctctctcttccttATTTCTGTCTGCGAATGTCTGTTTTATTATCTTTTTATTAGATTTGTTTTAATATGTACTTTTCTCGTTTTCTGGACTGACATGTCTTTATCTGCTTTTGTCTGTTTGTATGCTATCTCTCTGGACAATAACTTGTCTGTCGTCCTACTTCTGtcagttttttgtttgtttatccctgtctgtccgtctccttatctctgtccccccccccccccctgtctgtcttTGTGCGTCCTCAGAACGGGCCTGTTCACTCCCGACCTGGCGTTTGAGGCCATTGTGAAAAAGCAGATCATTAAGCTGAAAGAGCCCTGTATCAAATGTATCGACCTTGTCATTCAGGAGCTCATCAACACAGTCAGGCAGTGCACCAACAAGGTACTGCAGCCTGGTGTCCAGACTCCCGTCCTGTCCCGACCCAGCCTGGCCACAAGGGGGCGACACTGGGGGGGGCACAAGACTGACCCACTCTGCTCCAAAACAGCTGTCCATCCATGGCCTCTATGACCCTTTAGATAGCACAACTAGGGCCCAGAGATTTTCCAGTCAGGTCATGTAGTTAGTCAGTAAataaaaactcctggccctaatcAGAACGTCTACTGTGTAACCACccgggggctcccgagtggcgcagcggtctaaggcactgcatctcagttcaaatccaggctgtatcacaaccggccgtgattgggagtcccatagggcggcgcacaattggcccagtgtcgtccaggtttggctggtgtaggccgtcattgtaaataaaaatgtgttaattaaggttaaataaataaaataaatacacgcTATACACACTTGTGTATATTTAGTGTGGTGTATGTCCAGAGGACTGGATGGGGCAGATATGGGGACAGTTTGAATCCCCCCTCAGCCCGCCACAGCTAGCCTGTGTGCCAGGTGCTGCTGTCGTGTTTTGTGACGGTTGTGGTGTCGTCGTCGTGGAGACGGGATGGTTGGGGATGGCCATTCCCCGAGCATCACTGGTCTCACATGGACAAGCTGCAGGTCTCATCTGTCTAAGAATGATACACACTTAGGACTGACATAGCTAGGGTGTTAGTTATGTGGGTACTGTGAGTTGAATATGTGCCCACATATCTATATTATATACCTAGTTTGAGAAGAACTGCCCTGTCAAGAGAAGAGGATGTGAAAGCCTGCGGCTTGTCCTTATCTTCTTGCTTCACTTGTGTTTCTAGAGACGAGATTTCTAGTTTGACAGATAACTAACTAAACTAAGAATCttcttgtttttctttctttcctgtatttctctctctcgcctcttgttatttctgtctatccctctctctatgctGCCCCCCTACACTACGCCCCCCGTACCCCCTCAGAACGGGGTTGTTCACCCCTGACCTGGCCTTCGAGGCCATAGTCAAAAAGCAGATCCTCAAACTGAAAGAGCCCAGCCTGAAATGTGTGGATCTGGTGGTGTCTGAGCTGACCGCGCTCGTCATGAAGTGTTCCGTCAAGGTAACCAAGAGCAGACTCGCCCCTCACAGGAAagtgggggggagagaaggaagagagagcgagtgtTCTGGAGCGTATCCTCTCATCTGTGATTGAATGCCCGTCCCTGTTCCCCTCGCACCTCTCCTCCACCGCGCTCCAATCAGCAACCTCTATCCTAATCATCCCCCACGCCATCGCTCCTCAGTGCCTGGATTGTGTGTATCCCTCCCTCGCCACACACATCCTCTCCTTTTGTCCAAGCCACACGTGTCCAATCAAGCATTGACTTGCAAATCACGTCCGAATTTTAAGCAGTGCGTCTTAACTTCCTTTCAGCAGCCCCTCACCCGTGCCCTGTTTGATTTGAGCACATTTAAGACTGATTCTCCATCTGCCTCCTCCTTCCATCTGcctcctccatccccatctcccctcctcctcaagACGCAGACCTCTGTCTACCAGAACATCAGAGCCCATTAGAGGGGGCATTGCCATAGCAACAGTGCTGCTTAACAACCAGGCCATCTTGTGGATTGGGGGGAAATTGCATTTCAAAGACCCACCACAGTCCATCCCTTTCACTGTCACTCTACCTCTGGTATTAGTTCAGCTGAAGAAAGGATTTGCCCTTCACTCTGTCCTTCACCCTCTTCTTCATTCTCCTGATCTGTTCTTCACTAACATGAAATAATATCAGCAATCACCGTCAGCTTGGAATGATTGTTTACTGTCACAGGAATATAGTGTCAACTGTAAGTTAATGAacttaaataaaaatatttaggattttttattttttttattttagccATTGATCCATTTAAAGGTTGACTCCAGTCAACTAGAGCTAATCATCATGACATCACTCCTCATGGTATCCATCATGGTCATTCCCAGCTGAGGCTGAAAGCGCTGCCCTTATGCCATAGATCACAGACATTCATCCTGTGTGCATGCCcattaaggagtgtgtgtgtgtggtagttaaTATGATTACTATATTCACTGCTGAATGCCTATGTCCTTTCCATATCCTGCACACTGAGTGTAAGAAACatttaagaacaccttcctaatattgagttgcaccccattttgccctcagaacagcctcagtttgtcgggacatggactctacaaggtgttgaaagcgttacacagggatgctggcccctgttgactccaatgcttcccacagttggctggatgtcctttgggtggtggatcattcttaatacacaaaggaaactgttgagtgtgaaaaacacagcagcgttgcagttcttgacacaaactggtgcacctggcacctactaccataacctgttcaaaggcacttaaatattttgtcttgcccattcaccctcttcaAAATCCTTGAACctgtttcctctcctcatctacactgattgaagtggatttaacaggtgacatcaataaggtttcatagctttcacctggtcagtctatcatggaacgagcaggtgttcttaatgttttgtccactcagtttGCTTTTCATCTCCTGTCTGTTGTATATGTAAATGGAAGGTAGGTCTGCCTGGATAGTCATGCCAGAGTGTTAGTGTATGCTAGTGATTCTCTTTGTCTATATGGTCAGTGTTGCAGTTGTTTTGTATAACCTTGCAGCTGGGTTCTTACCCCCGGCTGAGAGAGGAGACCGAGAGGATCGTCACCACCtacgtcagagagagagagggcaagaccAAGGACCAGGTCAGTGCATTTAGGGCCTGTTTTTACGAGGAGTCTCGGGGTAGGACTGCTGACGTAGGATCAGTtcagccttttagatcataatgaattagATGATATGgtcagggggacctgatcctagatcagcactcctactctgagatgcttatTATTTAAGAAATATATTTCTCCATTTGAAATCAATTGTTTGTAGTTGCCTTTCTTGCACTTGTCTTTTCTGTACTAGGACTGGCTTTGCCTGATTGTGATAAGTGGTTGTTGATGCGCGGATTGTAAATTACATCTGTTCAACGACTAAATGAATGTAAATGTGACGTAAAATGAACTCTATTGTCATAGTGAAGCTCTGTCTTCATTCTAGGTGATGCTGCTGATTGACATTGAGCTGTCCTACATCAACACCAACCACGAGGACTTTATAGGCTTCGCCAAGTATGAACCCCCACCACCCTAATACACCACACCCTTTACCCAagcacctcttccccctctccccctaatGCTCGTGCCCCAGCTCCCAGCTGAAGGTGTGGTTGTGATGTAGTCCTGGGCACCAGACTAACTCACTACTGCCCAAAGTCAGATTTGTACAGTTTGCTGAACTGGGCATGGACTGAACTGAACTCTGCTGAACATGGATCGGGTAGAGTCCCATAAGCTTGTGTGCCTGACTGCCTGTGCTTGATAGTTATTCCTACAGTAAGTGCCATTCCCTATAGACTTGAAACAATCAATACCTCAATCGCTGTTCGGCCACTTTATCACAACCACCAAAGACACTCACAGAGACCACTGTCATTATAAACCACAATTACCACTTCTTTTATCAGTATTACTGATCCTAACAAGGGGCTGTATCTGTGGATCCTTGATCTACAGGCTATAAACCAGCTGTGACTCAGTGAGTCTGATTGATCCACCATGAAGGCAGATCAATGAATGTGGTTAGAACACCGTAGAATACGCTCTAGGGGAGGCTAGGGGTCAGACAAGGTCGTTGCTGCATGGTCCGTCACGGTTAGTTCTGCCTCTAATGAGCTGAATCAAGCATGCTAGGTGGTGCATCCTCCCTttctgaccctgtctctctggagcagtttttaatttatttttcaagGACCCTTATTTGTTGTGTGCTTAGGGATTGAACTGAGTGAGTTTGAGTGGAGTTTTTTTTATCTTCTGACTGCGGTTATTACCAATAACATGGTGTTTTGGAATCCTGATTTCCTGCATCTTGCTGATAGGTCAGCCCTAGCCACTCATACTGGATGTCCTGCCAGAGCTTGACATGCGTTGACCTCTGCCCTCTACACTGTCTCCAGTGTAGCAATTACTATAGGATGCACAGCATGTAGCTAGCTGAGTTGAAAGTCTcttccatagaaatataatgacttCTGTTTCTATGGTCTCTTCCCTCTGCCTGAGGTATGCATCTGATTATGTAACATAGCATTTCCTCTTGCGGGTCTGAATGCCGTGCGGGTTCCTTTCCAATCATCCGCATCATCCGCATGGAGAATGGGTTGATGGATTGATGAGAAGTCTTGTCAGGTAGGTAGGGGTGGTAACTTGTCTCTCGTGGCGTCACTTTCAGTCTTGACTTCAGAAGGCACGATGATGGTAGCCCACCAGGGTACGGCAACAACAGGTGGGCTGTCACGAATCGggtgtccctcttcctctccgcCCCTTCCCCCAGACCCCACTCCCACTGTTCCCATGACTATGTTTGATAACTTGAATTGTAGGACAGGTTTGATAGCTGTTAAACGATTTGATTGATCAATACACATTATTACCCAAACATTGTTGATGCTGATTGTGGTTTTGAATGCGTTTTTCCATCTGAACCTGTCCTTTTCTAACAGTGCCCAGCAGAGAAATACACATCAGAACAAGAAGAGGGCCATTCCAAACCAGGTACACTttgtccctcctcctcccaccctcttTCTTACCCAGCCCTCCCAATCTGATCAACCCCAGATTAAGCTGCCCCAGACTGACACTTCCCCCTCTATCATATTTACATGGTGTAACATACCTGACCTCTGTAACCTAACCTAGCACTTATTTACTTAAGCATAAGTAGCTTCAAGATAACCCCTGCAAATCATGGCCAAATACCATCCTGTCTTTAAGTCAGATGTTAATTATCCTCCTTGGCCACTGTGTTATAAACCTGGCACCTCTCTGTTTCATCCAAACAGTTCTAAACGTGTTTTGAAGTCTCTGCTTTATTGATGTGACATCTAAATACCTGAAATCATGTGACTATGTTATGTCAGCTTCAATGTCATCAACACTTATGGAGTGCACTTCTCAGGTTCCTGGAAACCTAGTAAGGGTACATATTTTCTAGGATATACATTACATCCTATAGAAATACCTTCTAACACTGTATTTCAGCGAGGGGAGAgttaccctagactagagtcatTCAAGCCCTCCCTGCTTCCCTGCATAGGAAATGAACAGCTATATTTCTACTACAACTATCACTACTTTATCACTATTTGCACGGCACTACAACACAACCAAGGCATGATACCCAACAGCAAAGCAACAATCatagatttgttttgtttttcaactAACCCAAGCACTTTTTGTATTGTAATTCAGAATGTGCATGGGACCCAGCTTCGCTCAATGAAGCAAACAATATCAAATAACTGATGTGTGGTACTTGAAGGAAATCTAATCGCATGTAACTCTTgttctcttgctccctctctatctctcgctgtctccatcttttgttctttctatccctcaacctctctctccatctctcgctgtctccatcttttctctccttccatctttcgttctttctctcgctgtctccatcttttctctccttccatctttcgTTCTTTCTATCCCTcaacctctccatctctcgctgtcTCCATCGTTCGTTCTTTCtatccctcaacctctctctccatctctcgctgtcTCCATCTTTTCTCTCCTTCATTTCTGTCTCTCACCTTCAAACCTTTCATTCTACCATTTCAAACgttttctgccccccccccccccccccccccacacacacacactcctcccattACCCATTACCCATTTTCccactcccccatctccctccctccctggcttGCTTGCTTCCCCATTTTTCCCTGGTCTATGATTTATCCTGCCATCTTTTGCCCTAACCACTCCCCAACCCCCCTCCCATCCCTGCAGGGTGAGATTCTGGTAAGTACCCCACAGATCCAAGCCAAACCCTGTTAGGAGTCAGCAGGGGTCACCAGAGCAGGAGAACTGAGGCCAGACATCTGACACTTAGGAAAGAATGGGAGGTTATGGGAATTGGTGTTATGACAACTTGTTCCAGGTTACTCCTGTGTACAGAACTTCTCTTCAAAACAATGAGCTGTTTTTTCTCGTCATATCTTCCCTACTCCACAGGGACTGAGAGAGGGCGAGCAGGAGGAGGTAGTATAGTCTCAAAGTCTCAAGA contains the following coding sequences:
- the LOC109883493 gene encoding dynamin-2 isoform X4; translation: MGNRGMEDLIPLINKLQDAFSSIGQSCNLDLPQIAVVGGQSAGKSSVLENFVGRDFLPRGSGIVTRRPLILQLCFNKAEYAEFLHCKGRKFVDFEEVRAEIEAETDRITGSNKGISPIPINLRVYSPNVLNLTLIDLPGMTKVAVGDQPLDIEHQIRDMLLQFITKESCLILAVTPANQDLANSDALKIAKEVDPQGLRTIGVITKLDLMDEGTDAKDILENKLLPLRRGYIGVVNRSQKDIDGRKDIRAALAAERKFFLSHPGYRHMAERMGTPHLQKQLNQQLTNHIRDTLPGLRSKLQSQVLSLEKEVEEYKNFRPDDPTRKTKALLQMVQQFGVDFEKRIEGSGDQVDTAELSGGAKINRIFHERFPFELVKIVFDEKELRREISHAIKNVHGVRTGLFTPDLAFEAIVKKQIIKLKEPCIKCIDLVIQELINTVRQCTNKLGSYPRLREETERIVTTYVREREGKTKDQVMLLIDIELSYINTNHEDFIGFANLDFRRHDDGSPPGYGNNSAQQRNTHQNKKRAIPNQVIRKGWLTINISIMKGGSKEYWFVLTAESLSWYKDEEEKEKKYMLPLDNLKLRDVEKGFMSTKHVFGVFNTESSRNVYKDLRQIELACDTQEDVDSWKASFLRAGVYPEKDQVDTEDTAPSETFSMDPQLERQVETIRNLVDSYIGIVNKSIRDLMPKTIMHLMINSAKDFIHSELLAYLYSSGDQNSLMEESADQAQRRDEMLRMYHALKEALHIIGDITTTTVTVPVPPPVNDSWMQEASPTPQRRPPAAAAPPPSRPPAVSGPRPGPPLNPSPAFGGPPIPSRPGPPPINAFGSNNHQDPFSAPPLIPSRPARIPPGVPSRRPPGAPHRPTIIRPAEPSLLD